The following are from one region of the Magallana gigas chromosome 6, xbMagGiga1.1, whole genome shotgun sequence genome:
- the LOC105340908 gene encoding uncharacterized protein yields the protein MPRSVPRNEKVMFLTAIYDHGCRLEIPPRMKYSNVIDSDSLPKSRKKGENKCTKPDPSVHNIPPSHWPPKDTPILPISSSANEVWNSCTRESRRRNYRRTYNLSNRALGDGQREDQVQLDPNLSASDNYEVRRILHKLERLPPDQRKLVIDDIRPEDFSSQEYARIRAINGDRAKDYLHTIKNVFVEKGFGQAPETDDPAVLSRELKRRTRFAMLGY from the exons ATGCCAAGGTCCGTTCCGAGAAACGAAAAAGTCATGTTTCTAACTGCGATTTACGACCATGGGTGTCGTCTTGAAATCCCGCCACGAATGAAATATTCCAACGTCATTGACTCCGATTCGCTTCCGAAAAGCAGGAAGAAag gaGAAAACAAATGCACTAAACCCGATCCATCAGTTCACAATATACCGCCATCTCATTGGCCACCGAAGGACACGCCCATTTTACCAATCAGCTCAAGTGCTAACGAG GTGTGGAATTCTTGTACCAGAGAATCCCGTCGGAGAAATTATCGTCGAACATATAACTTATCTAACAGGGCTTTAGGCGACGGACAGAGAGAAGACCAAGTCCAACTAGATCCAAA TCTTTCTGCGTCGGACAACTATGAAGTGAGAAGAATTCTTCACAAACTTGAACGACTCCCGCCCGACCAAAGAAAACTGGTCATAGACGACATTCGTCCGGAAGACTTCAGCTCACAGGAATACGCAAGGATCCGGGCTATAAATGGGGACAGAGCGAAAGATTATCTACAT ACAATAAAGAACGTATTTGTGGAGAAAGGGTTCGGACAAGCACCAGAAACGGATGATCCAGCTGTACTCTCGCGAGAACTCAAACGTCGTACGAGATTTGCCATGTTAGGTTATTGA
- the LOC105321341 gene encoding uncharacterized protein has product MSHYMRAERKQFVRNPTDFIIRPLQRQRETGEICDVVLCVHGKEFRAHKAILALWSPYFLSMFTCEMREKTCEFINLSESLILEDPDIFGLVLDYLYTGAITLNISNVEDVLKITDFLLLDDVKDFCRQFYLDLGNLDLSNCLRVNFLAENHNLPEVAAACRNIIESRFHDYLIFHDEIIDLPPQNLFRLLETPRVVHNTNYNDLKRLVKRWTDHEKSSRVVYFDDLVSCIKLCLYDSCEVTSTIASFEIKKKTHMQSSLCEKNSEPSSHLSHRFENVLHSSINYGDGVSPVLYAVVSNPGMKYFKMLVYSILDQKWCHFNMLGDKLIHFIPSRQNVSSMVAHGNYLYLYLCSSFPYPTDMLKVNVLALDLLKGQPTLYSFKTGDFYNPCYRTTLTNHKSVPPAIVACGPHLYIIGNKEGTGNLFLCNMNNSQYRCFQIPGARFISLARMAVKNDRYIFLWFRHRTGPSEEFCIKKSVGFAMFDSRSKIFNSWEISPPEISYDEFAKPYTLCVRDETLLIFLPGKPALVLDEVRCKWITSLRKLPSMGLQMDIQTDSYGFHIQAATDSGIFLLSNGAPFTTSMTEISEMFPSAVIHKPPPIDNISLVTAGQMNRSDIQELESFSRYDDSYTSALQVTLRFSDQDTEESGTSPSDQDSDNGYEYDDDIYDYDYDIDGDFGF; this is encoded by the coding sequence GTCTCACTACATGAGAGCAGAGCGCAAGCAATTTGTGCGTAATCCGACGGATTTTATCATCAGACCATTACAGAGACAGAGGGAAACCGGGGAGATCTGCGATGTTGTTCTTTGTGTACACGGGAAGGAATTTCGTGCCCATAAAGCCATTCTGGCGTTATGGAGTCCATATTTCCTATCAATGTTTACGTGTGAAATGAGAGAAAAAACATGCGAATTCATCAACCTGTCAGAATCTCTTATTCTAGAAGATCCAGATATATTTGGCTTAGTTTTGGATTATCTTTACACTGGTGCAATAACATTAAATATTTCCAATGTTGAAGATGTTTTAAAGATCACCGATTTTCTCCTGTTGGACGATGTGAAAGACTTCTGTCGTCAATTTTACTTGGATTTGGGAAATCTAGACCTCTCAAATTGTTTGAGGGTGAACTTTCTAGCAGAAAACCACAATCTCCCAGAAGTTGCTGCTGCATGCCGAAATATAATTGAATCAAGATTCCATGACtatctaatttttcatgatgAAATTATTGATCTACCTCCACAAAATCTATTCAGGTTGCTTGAGACACCAAGAGTTGTTCACAATACAAACTACAATGATTTAAAACGATTAGTTAAACGATGGACAGACCATGAAAAGTCTTCTCGTGTTGTTTACTTTGATGATCTGGTATCATGCATCAAGCTTTGTCTTTATGATTCATGTGAAGTTACCAGCACCATCGCCAGCTTTGAAATCAAGAAGAAAACTCATATGCAGTCCTCGCTCTGTGAGAAAAACAGTGAACCTAGTAGCCATCTGAGTCATCGATTTGAAAATGTCCTGCACAGTTCCATTAACTACGGAGATGGGGTTAGCCCTGTTCTGTATGCAGTTGTCAGTAATCCTgggatgaaatatttcaaaatgcttGTCTATAGCATTTTGGACCAAAAGTGGTGTCACTTCAACATGTTAGGTGACAAACTTATTCATTTTATACCATCAAGGCAAAATGTTTCCAGTATGGTTGCTCATGGAAATTACTTATACTTGTATCTATGCTCAAGTTTTCCGTATCCGACGGATATGTTGAAGGTGAACGTTCTTGCTTTGGATCTTCTGAAGGGGCAACCGACTCTTTATTCCTTTAAAACAGGGGACTTCTACAATCCATGCTATCGAACAACGTTAACCAATCACAAATCTGTACCCCCTGCCATTGTTGCTTGTGGACCTCATCTCTATATTATTGGAAACAAGGAAGGCActggaaatttgtttttgtgcaACATGAATAACTCTCAGTACAGGTGCTTTCAAATCCCAGGAGCAAGATTTATATCTCTTGCTCGAATGGCTGTAAAAAATGATCGTTATATCTTCCTGTGGTTTCGACACAGAACAGGGCCATCAGAAGAATTCTGCATTAAAAAATCAGTTGGATTTGCAATGTTTGACTCTAgatcaaaaatctttaattctTGGGAAATTTCCCCACCAGAAATTTCCTACGATGAATTTGCTAAACCTTACACCCTTTGTGTTAGAGATGAAACACTTTTGATATTCCTCCCAGGAAAACCAGCATTGGTTTTGGATGAAGTTCGCTGCAAATGGATCACTTCTCTGAGAAAGCTACCAAGCATGGGCCTCCAAATGGACATTCAGACAGACTCCTACGGATTTCATATACAAGCAGCAACAGACTCTGGCATATTTCTTCTAAGTAACGGTGCCCCTTTCACCACCTCTATGACGGAAATCAGCGAGATGTTTCCGTCGGCCGTCATCCACAAACCGCCGCCCATTGACAACATATCTTTGGTGACTGCGGGACAGATGAATAGATCTGATATCCAGGAACTTGAGTCTTTTTCCCGGTATGACGACTCCTACACCTCAGCTCTCCAGGTCACCCTGAGGTTCTCGGACCAGGACACAGAGGAAAGCGGAACCTCACCCTCTGATCAAGACTCAGACAATGGCTACGAATATGATGATGACATCTACGATTATGACTATGACATTGATGGAGACTTTGGATTCTAA